A genomic stretch from Erwinia sp. E_sp_B01_1 includes:
- the urtA gene encoding urea ABC transporter substrate-binding protein translates to MKRRSLLKAFALSATVVSMGLAWGAQAADTIKVGILSSLSGTMAISETPLKDVALMTIDEINAKGGVLGKKLEPVVVDPASNWPLFAEKARQLLTQDKAAVVFGCWTSVSRKSVLPVFEELNGLLFYPVQYEGEEMSPNVFYTGAAPNQQAIPAVEYLMSEDGGSARRFFLLGTDYVYPRTTNKILRAFLHSKGVKDSDIEEVYTPFGYSDYQTIVSNIKKFSAGGKTAVVSTINGDSNVPFYKELANQGIKATDVPVVAFSVGEEELRGIDTKPLVGNLAAWNYFESVDNPVNKQFVADYRAYAKAHNLPNSATAVTNDPMEATYVGIHMWAQAVEKAGTIDVDKVRAAMAGQTFKAPDGFTLTMDNTNHHLHKPVMIGEIEDGGQFNVVWQTDKPVRAQPWSPYIAGNDKKPDHPVKSTQ, encoded by the coding sequence ATGAAAAGACGTTCACTGCTTAAGGCTTTTGCACTTTCCGCTACGGTAGTCAGTATGGGTTTAGCCTGGGGTGCGCAGGCTGCGGACACCATTAAAGTGGGGATCCTCTCTTCGCTCTCCGGCACCATGGCGATCTCTGAAACGCCGCTGAAGGATGTGGCGCTGATGACCATCGACGAGATCAATGCCAAAGGCGGCGTGCTGGGCAAAAAGCTGGAGCCGGTGGTGGTTGACCCCGCGTCAAACTGGCCGCTGTTTGCTGAAAAAGCCCGCCAGTTGCTGACGCAGGATAAAGCGGCGGTGGTCTTTGGCTGCTGGACCTCGGTTTCCCGTAAATCGGTGCTGCCGGTCTTTGAAGAGCTGAATGGTCTGCTGTTCTATCCGGTGCAGTATGAGGGGGAAGAGATGTCGCCAAACGTGTTCTACACCGGCGCGGCACCTAACCAGCAGGCGATTCCGGCCGTGGAATATCTGATGAGTGAGGATGGTGGCAGCGCCAGACGCTTCTTCCTGCTGGGCACTGACTACGTTTATCCGCGCACCACCAATAAAATCCTGCGGGCCTTCCTGCACTCAAAAGGGGTGAAGGACAGCGATATCGAAGAGGTCTATACGCCGTTTGGTTACAGCGATTACCAGACCATCGTCTCCAACATCAAAAAATTCTCCGCTGGCGGTAAAACGGCGGTGGTCTCCACCATCAACGGCGACTCCAACGTGCCGTTCTACAAAGAGCTGGCTAACCAGGGCATTAAAGCCACGGATGTGCCGGTGGTGGCCTTCTCCGTGGGTGAAGAAGAGCTGCGCGGCATCGATACCAAACCTCTGGTCGGTAACTTAGCGGCATGGAATTACTTTGAATCCGTGGATAACCCGGTCAACAAGCAGTTTGTGGCGGATTACCGTGCTTACGCCAAAGCTCACAACCTGCCGAACTCGGCCACGGCGGTGACCAACGATCCGATGGAAGCCACCTATGTCGGCATCCATATGTGGGCGCAGGCGGTAGAGAAAGCGGGCACCATCGATGTGGATAAAGTGCGTGCGGCAATGGCCGGACAAACCTTTAAAGCGCCGGATGGCTTTACGCTGACCATGGATAACACCAACCACCACCTGCACAAACCGGTGATGATTGGCGAAATCGAGGACGGCGGCCAGTTCAACGTGGTCTGGCAGACCGACAAACCGGTTCGCGCTCAGCCCTGGAGCCCGTATATCGCTGGCAATGATAAAAAGCCCGATCATCCGGTGAAATCAACTCAGTAA